In the genome of Saprospira sp. CCB-QB6, one region contains:
- a CDS encoding acyl-CoA carboxylase subunit beta: MQDKLQTLQDKLAQAAQGGGEKRIEKQHAKGKLTARERIHFFLDPGSFEEMGALVTHRCNDFGMEKEKIYGDGVVTGYGTVEGRLVYVFAQDFTVFGGSLSETHAEKICKLMDMAIKNGAPLVGLNDSGGARIQEGVQSLGGYADIFYRNTLASGVIPQISAIMGPCAGGAVYSPALTDFIYMVEQSSYMFITGPNVVKTVTNEEVSAEELGGAMTHAVKSGVTHFTAQNDMDCLLQIKKLLSYLPQNCEEEAPFLPYEGGQEERPALNTMVPENPNHPYDMRALIEELVDTDSFYEVNKEYAENIVVGFARLGGRSIGVLANNPMVLAGCLDVDCSKKGARFVRTCDAYNIPILVLEDVPGFLPGTDQEWNGIISNGAKLLYAFCEATVPRITVITRKAYGGAYDVMNSKHIGADLNFAWPSAEIAVMGAKGASEIIFRREIMAADDSTAKLAEKEAEYAEKFANPYRAAARGFVDAVIEPSTSRERLIKAFKMLENKVDVRPRKKHGNMPL; this comes from the coding sequence ATGCAAGATAAACTACAAACGCTACAAGATAAATTGGCCCAAGCGGCTCAAGGTGGCGGAGAAAAACGGATAGAGAAACAACATGCAAAGGGCAAACTCACTGCCCGTGAACGTATTCATTTCTTTTTGGACCCCGGTTCTTTTGAAGAAATGGGCGCATTGGTTACCCATCGTTGCAATGACTTTGGGATGGAAAAAGAAAAAATCTATGGCGATGGCGTCGTGACGGGCTACGGAACGGTGGAAGGACGTTTGGTCTACGTTTTTGCTCAAGATTTTACCGTTTTTGGTGGTTCTCTTTCTGAAACTCACGCAGAAAAGATCTGCAAGTTGATGGATATGGCCATAAAAAATGGAGCACCTTTGGTGGGCCTCAATGATTCTGGTGGAGCACGTATTCAAGAAGGCGTGCAGTCTTTGGGCGGTTATGCCGATATTTTTTATCGCAATACTTTGGCCTCTGGCGTAATTCCACAAATTTCTGCCATTATGGGCCCATGCGCAGGCGGTGCAGTATATTCTCCCGCTTTGACCGATTTTATTTATATGGTGGAGCAAAGCTCTTATATGTTCATCACGGGTCCCAATGTGGTAAAAACAGTGACCAATGAAGAAGTAAGTGCTGAAGAATTGGGCGGAGCGATGACGCATGCCGTCAAATCTGGCGTGACGCATTTTACCGCTCAAAATGATATGGATTGTTTGCTTCAGATTAAAAAGTTGCTTTCTTATTTGCCCCAAAACTGCGAAGAAGAAGCTCCATTTTTGCCTTATGAAGGCGGCCAAGAAGAACGTCCCGCACTAAATACAATGGTGCCCGAAAATCCCAATCATCCTTATGATATGCGTGCTTTGATCGAAGAATTGGTGGATACTGATTCTTTTTATGAGGTCAATAAAGAGTATGCAGAAAATATCGTGGTTGGTTTTGCTCGCCTTGGCGGCAGAAGTATTGGCGTTCTGGCCAATAATCCCATGGTGTTGGCGGGTTGCTTGGACGTAGATTGCTCGAAAAAAGGCGCTCGTTTTGTACGCACTTGCGATGCTTATAATATTCCCATTTTGGTTCTAGAAGATGTTCCTGGATTTTTGCCCGGCACTGATCAAGAATGGAATGGCATTATTAGTAATGGCGCAAAATTGCTTTATGCGTTCTGTGAGGCCACTGTTCCCCGCATTACGGTCATCACTCGCAAAGCCTATGGCGGAGCCTATGATGTAATGAACTCTAAACATATTGGTGCCGATTTGAATTTTGCTTGGCCTTCTGCAGAAATTGCAGTAATGGGCGCTAAAGGCGCTTCAGAAATTATTTTCCGCCGAGAAATTATGGCCGCCGATGATAGCACCGCCAAATTGGCCGAAAAAGAAGCCGAATACGCAGAAAAATTTGCCAATCCTTATCGCGCCGCCGCTCGCGGCTTTGTCGATGCCGTGATTGAGCCTTCTACTAGCCGCGAACGCTTAATTAAAGCCTTCAAAATGCTAGAAAATAAAGTGGATGTTCGTCCCCGAAAAAAACATGGCAATATGCCCCTCTAA
- a CDS encoding protein kinase domain-containing protein: MEENKTTKQDLTLFLSETGEGISLASKAFASGGEGSLFHILAPAKYSDRVVKIYYPHKRTAEKLAKLEILIKDPLQQGQEGVTPSFIWPEALLQNEKGEQIALMMPLAQGKKLELLCFPKLPKKIDPAWKRLAFDQADSLKFRLKIAFNLVNAIRQLQAKKKYVLVDLKPENILVQTDGQISIVDVDSLQISDDDQFFKAAVATPEYSAPEYYAEQKIKRFDHSWDNFALAIILYKLFFGIHPFAASARGEYESCTSLHEKIEAGLYVHHPKAKEWLKFLPPPHQKYEALPKGLKNLFTKTFVVGLQQAQKRANPEEWCYQLLREMGGWALLLNFEEQKIIERIKPLQLAPKEQLFHVFKPIKIKLKELLPNIAQELMALKKSVLAEKQIGTNEGCLAILSFFLYKATYLILIAGSIFTFTAFYLLFHLFWYLGGALILWLIGKSLKKSKQISAPYNHYLQIAIQSSIAALLIWGGIEKLSLETLITLYTLNWGILGLSSFWVAKIFSKQEEGHFFSLESLSVFLKLITIAAWNVITFKISNILMEGDSSLFWPTFKDYLPSYGLFTLFYFVGFFLNLIQKQKNNNASSSIPTNNLIKDYNHRMTQLQKSYSRLEANLQKILHSQKEKKQAFIGPWETKWQKTKKALEKRHDLLQEEAIQAQKRSLDHLLEQICAAFPSLGSPATLSDLGHKITALEKKAILSSAQIEKLKSRLQELFQEKEKNDLAYFQKMQEKYAHLDQDIANWEKDGEEYLKDRANYINSSQKAIEEQAKFKKLALNEFFEELDELKDQKKEIFIQKEALRNNKF, encoded by the coding sequence ATGGAAGAAAACAAAACAACGAAACAAGACCTGACTCTTTTTTTGAGTGAAACAGGAGAAGGGATTTCTTTAGCGTCAAAAGCGTTTGCTTCTGGTGGAGAAGGTAGCTTGTTTCATATTTTGGCGCCTGCAAAGTATAGTGATCGGGTCGTTAAAATTTATTATCCACATAAAAGGACGGCTGAAAAGCTAGCCAAATTGGAGATCTTGATTAAAGATCCATTGCAGCAAGGACAAGAAGGAGTGACGCCCAGTTTTATCTGGCCTGAAGCACTTTTGCAAAATGAAAAAGGCGAACAAATTGCACTAATGATGCCCTTGGCGCAAGGGAAAAAATTAGAATTACTTTGTTTTCCTAAATTGCCTAAAAAAATTGATCCCGCCTGGAAACGCTTAGCATTTGATCAGGCCGATAGCCTAAAGTTTCGTTTGAAAATTGCCTTTAATTTAGTCAATGCTATTCGCCAACTGCAAGCGAAAAAAAAATATGTGCTAGTTGATCTAAAACCTGAAAATATTTTGGTCCAAACCGATGGACAAATTTCTATTGTAGATGTTGATTCTCTACAGATTTCGGATGACGATCAATTTTTTAAGGCTGCTGTGGCCACCCCTGAATATTCTGCCCCAGAATATTATGCTGAGCAAAAAATAAAACGCTTTGACCATAGTTGGGATAATTTTGCCTTGGCTATTATTCTTTATAAATTATTTTTTGGTATTCATCCCTTTGCCGCTTCAGCTAGAGGAGAATATGAATCCTGTACCAGTTTGCATGAAAAAATTGAGGCGGGCTTATATGTGCATCATCCAAAAGCTAAGGAATGGCTTAAGTTTTTGCCACCCCCTCATCAAAAATATGAGGCACTTCCGAAAGGGCTAAAAAATTTATTTACCAAAACTTTTGTAGTGGGCTTGCAACAAGCCCAAAAAAGAGCGAATCCAGAAGAATGGTGCTATCAATTGCTTCGAGAAATGGGGGGCTGGGCACTCCTTCTCAACTTTGAGGAGCAGAAAATTATAGAGCGGATAAAACCTTTACAACTAGCTCCTAAGGAACAACTTTTCCATGTATTTAAGCCCATAAAAATAAAGCTTAAAGAACTCTTGCCCAATATCGCCCAAGAGTTAATGGCCCTCAAAAAAAGTGTTTTGGCCGAAAAGCAAATTGGCACAAATGAAGGCTGCTTAGCTATCCTAAGCTTTTTTTTATACAAAGCGACTTATCTCATCCTTATTGCTGGTTCTATTTTTACCTTCACGGCTTTTTATCTTTTGTTCCATCTATTCTGGTATTTAGGCGGCGCACTAATTTTATGGCTGATAGGAAAGTCTTTAAAAAAGTCCAAACAAATTTCTGCTCCCTATAATCACTACTTGCAAATTGCTATTCAATCTAGCATAGCGGCCTTGCTTATTTGGGGGGGAATAGAAAAGCTCTCATTGGAAACCCTCATTACACTTTATACACTCAATTGGGGCATTTTGGGCCTTAGTAGTTTTTGGGTAGCTAAAATATTTTCAAAGCAAGAAGAAGGTCATTTTTTTTCTTTAGAGAGTTTAAGTGTCTTTTTAAAACTGATTACAATAGCTGCTTGGAATGTAATTACTTTTAAAATTTCCAATATCCTTATGGAAGGCGATAGCAGTCTTTTTTGGCCTACCTTTAAAGACTATTTGCCTAGCTACGGTCTATTTACCCTTTTTTATTTTGTAGGCTTCTTCTTGAATCTGATTCAAAAGCAAAAAAATAATAATGCTTCTTCATCCATTCCAACCAATAATCTGATCAAAGATTATAACCACCGAATGACCCAGTTACAAAAATCTTACAGTCGATTAGAAGCAAATTTGCAAAAAATACTGCATAGCCAAAAAGAAAAAAAACAAGCCTTTATTGGTCCCTGGGAAACAAAATGGCAAAAAACAAAAAAAGCACTTGAAAAGCGTCATGACCTACTTCAAGAAGAGGCCATACAGGCTCAAAAAAGAAGTTTAGATCATTTACTCGAACAAATATGCGCAGCTTTTCCAAGCTTAGGGTCTCCCGCTACCCTATCAGATTTGGGCCATAAAATTACCGCACTAGAAAAAAAGGCTATCCTTTCTAGTGCTCAAATAGAAAAGCTAAAAAGTCGCTTGCAAGAATTATTTCAGGAAAAAGAAAAAAATGATTTAGCATACTTCCAAAAAATGCAAGAAAAATACGCCCACTTAGACCAAGATATAGCGAACTGGGAAAAAGATGGAGAAGAATATTTAAAAGACAGAGCAAATTATATCAACTCTTCACAAAAAGCAATTGAGGAGCAAGCTAAGTTTAAAAAACTGGCCTTAAATGAGTTTTTTGAAGAATTAGATGAATTAAAAGATCAGAAAAAGGAGATCTTCATTCAAAAGGAAGCCCTAAGAAATAATAAATTCTAA
- a CDS encoding McrB family protein, which yields MEIALKLAELKAAFLKEWPLERLEKMSLEEYSNTEQTSFCYWLEYKTRPLGSAGGGSSFNHGIYKMKTPTKSSKESQKNDGEYAWQAKYGETAAEAFKNVRQIIYAAALAGKENRLADLADLDYGEALRRKIAFLYSDYKVVNTFKQEDLLLAAQAFGYDGEDLSYSSLNNYLLAQKGEQDFFAFGETLWDWKIKNPNPYPKANAEVENRLIKMLRKISRAEASLLFNLMEQVIEKLNIDRNDPRVMYSLPKSQPVLALTIGQRQVIIYMYEDGLKVYKYIDTRLSMKKWIHSVLNIEELQAQLPVIIASSAKELERTKKTSFAKYNVAELEEALYNAAYKEYIFDLAYVREEENSEQLEKWPEQRLHFPNNQILFGPPGTGKTYNSINYALAILAGVDLEELNTIEKDNHLEKAQQIFSDLNLEGPFTTGREILRAAYRQYKELGQIQFTTFHQSMSYEDFVEGIKPVLEEESEGNLSYEIKAGIFKQLAQLAAQNYLGENRLHAESSFDAVFAKFLAAWEAHPNMAFSLRRANSEFQIYAIDQERGRIHFEKASGSRTHYLRLATLKEIFTGERDFNLKEGLGIYYQSILNALEQYATDSKIEAQKNYVLIIDEINRGNISEILGELITLLEEDKRLGQKESLEVVLPYSKDEFSVPPNLYIIGTMNTADRSVEALDAALRRRFSFVEMPPRPELLKNILVYGYAMEKLLLTINQRIERLLSKDHLIGHSYFLPIKNAEAPEKELALAFQHKIIPLLQEYFYGDFGKIGLVLGQGFVRKEDAAQIFAAIDYEPLMEEERFQLIPWAEVDLEAALAQLGLEKEA from the coding sequence ATGGAAATAGCCTTAAAACTAGCAGAATTAAAAGCCGCTTTTTTAAAAGAATGGCCCTTAGAGCGACTCGAAAAAATGAGTCTGGAGGAATATAGTAATACTGAACAAACCTCTTTTTGTTATTGGTTAGAATATAAAACTAGACCTTTGGGTAGTGCTGGAGGAGGCTCTTCTTTTAATCACGGCATTTATAAAATGAAAACGCCCACAAAGTCGAGCAAAGAGAGCCAAAAAAATGATGGAGAATATGCTTGGCAGGCAAAATATGGAGAAACAGCAGCAGAGGCCTTTAAAAATGTTCGTCAAATTATTTATGCAGCAGCCTTGGCTGGAAAAGAAAATCGCTTAGCCGATTTGGCAGATTTAGATTATGGAGAAGCTTTGCGTAGAAAAATTGCTTTCTTATATAGCGATTATAAAGTTGTAAACACCTTCAAACAAGAAGATCTTCTGTTAGCAGCTCAAGCTTTTGGTTATGATGGCGAAGATTTAAGTTATAGTAGCTTAAATAATTATTTGTTGGCTCAGAAAGGGGAACAAGATTTTTTTGCTTTTGGCGAAACGCTCTGGGATTGGAAAATTAAAAATCCAAATCCTTATCCTAAGGCAAATGCAGAAGTAGAAAATCGATTGATTAAAATGCTTCGGAAAATTAGTAGGGCAGAGGCTAGTTTGCTTTTTAATTTGATGGAGCAAGTGATTGAAAAATTAAATATAGATCGGAACGACCCTAGAGTGATGTACTCTTTGCCTAAAAGTCAGCCTGTATTAGCATTGACTATTGGGCAAAGACAAGTGATTATATATATGTATGAAGATGGACTTAAAGTCTATAAATACATTGATACACGGCTGTCGATGAAAAAATGGATTCATTCCGTATTAAATATAGAAGAACTCCAAGCACAACTGCCCGTAATTATCGCTTCTTCGGCTAAGGAGCTGGAACGGACTAAGAAAACAAGTTTTGCAAAATATAATGTAGCGGAATTAGAGGAAGCACTATATAATGCGGCCTATAAAGAATATATTTTTGATTTGGCTTATGTTAGAGAGGAAGAAAATTCCGAACAGCTTGAAAAATGGCCTGAACAAAGATTGCACTTTCCCAACAACCAAATTCTTTTTGGCCCTCCTGGCACCGGAAAAACCTACAACAGCATCAATTATGCACTGGCTATTTTGGCGGGAGTAGATTTGGAGGAGCTAAATACAATAGAAAAGGACAATCACTTAGAAAAAGCCCAGCAGATTTTTTCCGATTTAAATTTAGAAGGCCCTTTTACTACTGGCCGAGAAATTTTGCGGGCTGCTTATAGGCAGTACAAAGAGTTGGGACAAATTCAGTTCACTACTTTTCATCAAAGTATGAGCTATGAAGATTTTGTAGAGGGGATCAAGCCTGTATTGGAAGAAGAAAGCGAGGGGAATTTGTCCTATGAAATTAAGGCGGGGATTTTTAAGCAGTTGGCTCAACTTGCAGCACAAAATTACTTGGGCGAAAATCGACTGCATGCCGAAAGTAGTTTTGATGCTGTCTTTGCAAAATTTTTGGCTGCTTGGGAAGCCCATCCAAATATGGCCTTTTCTTTACGTCGAGCAAATTCAGAATTTCAAATTTATGCGATCGATCAGGAAAGGGGGCGGATTCATTTTGAAAAAGCTAGTGGTAGCCGAACACACTATTTGAGATTAGCCACGCTAAAAGAAATATTTACCGGCGAGCGAGACTTTAATTTAAAAGAAGGATTGGGAATTTATTATCAATCCATTTTGAATGCCTTAGAGCAATATGCTACGGATTCAAAAATAGAGGCGCAAAAAAACTACGTCCTCATCATTGATGAGATTAACCGCGGGAACATTTCAGAAATTTTGGGCGAACTCATCACTTTATTGGAAGAAGATAAACGTTTGGGCCAAAAAGAAAGCTTAGAAGTTGTTCTGCCTTATAGCAAAGACGAATTTTCGGTGCCGCCCAATTTATACATTATTGGAACGATGAACACGGCAGACCGCTCCGTAGAAGCTTTGGATGCCGCTTTGCGCAGAAGATTTAGTTTTGTGGAAATGCCGCCTCGTCCAGAATTGCTCAAAAATATTTTGGTTTATGGCTATGCGATGGAAAAATTACTATTGACCATCAATCAACGGATAGAGCGACTACTGTCTAAAGATCATTTAATTGGCCACAGTTATTTTTTGCCCATAAAAAATGCGGAAGCGCCAGAAAAAGAGTTGGCTTTGGCCTTTCAGCATAAAATTATTCCACTTTTGCAAGAGTATTTTTATGGCGACTTTGGAAAAATTGGGTTGGTTTTGGGCCAGGGATTTGTCCGCAAAGAAGACGCGGCCCAAATTTTTGCCGCTATAGATTATGAGCCCTTGATGGAAGAGGAGCGTTTTCAGTTGATTCCTTGGGCGGAAGTAGATTTGGAAGCCGCCTTGGCGCAGCTTGGGCTAGAAAAAGAAGCATAA
- a CDS encoding McrC family protein encodes MNKQFTVYEHEKLYLGENGLTKKQLEQLQVFHERGGHPYFSLGHKYVKFCEQVGVLQLADFSIEILPKADKSVDQNHWRKMLIDILRAVDSLPIQTPSSSQLKLKPNAILSLYFDLYIKELQYLLHRGLIKRYKKVERNQTALKGKLIFAKQLQKNVCQQQRFYVRHSQYNKEHLIHHILYKALILLSKVNREANLKSKISSLLLDFPPMPDLFISEASFQKISFHRNNEHYRRALAIARLLLLHYHPDLQRGQQEVLALMFDMNALWERFIFKSLKKQLGPNDRIWAEPRKKFWQFSDQNSSVYMKPDIILQLNNKKYVLDCKWKRLEQSKPSPHDLRQLYVYLDYYEGQKAALIHPNGVSKAGFFQPQKNTDAKDCSVLGVSIPSNKNIGSWQQEIFRQVKNWAEE; translated from the coding sequence ATGAACAAGCAATTTACTGTTTACGAGCACGAGAAATTGTATTTGGGCGAAAACGGCTTGACGAAAAAGCAGTTAGAGCAGCTACAAGTTTTTCATGAGCGGGGCGGCCATCCTTATTTTTCTTTGGGCCATAAATATGTCAAGTTTTGCGAGCAGGTAGGTGTTTTGCAACTGGCTGATTTTAGCATTGAAATTTTGCCCAAGGCCGATAAATCCGTGGATCAAAATCACTGGCGAAAAATGTTGATTGATATTTTGCGTGCTGTGGATAGTTTGCCCATTCAAACGCCCAGCAGCAGCCAGTTGAAACTCAAACCCAACGCAATTTTATCGCTTTACTTTGATTTATATATCAAAGAGTTGCAGTATTTATTGCATAGAGGATTGATTAAGCGCTACAAAAAAGTGGAGCGAAATCAAACGGCCTTAAAAGGGAAGTTAATTTTTGCCAAGCAGCTTCAAAAAAATGTTTGTCAGCAGCAGCGTTTTTACGTTCGCCACAGTCAATATAATAAGGAGCATTTGATTCATCATATTTTGTACAAAGCATTGATTTTATTGAGTAAAGTTAATCGAGAGGCAAATTTGAAGAGTAAAATTAGCTCGCTATTGCTTGATTTTCCGCCCATGCCCGATCTTTTTATTTCGGAGGCCAGTTTTCAAAAAATTTCTTTTCATCGCAATAATGAACATTATCGGCGGGCGCTGGCTATTGCGCGGCTATTATTATTGCATTATCATCCCGATTTGCAGCGCGGGCAGCAAGAAGTTTTGGCCCTGATGTTTGATATGAATGCTCTTTGGGAGCGCTTTATTTTTAAGAGTTTAAAAAAACAATTGGGTCCCAACGATCGCATTTGGGCCGAGCCGCGAAAAAAGTTTTGGCAATTTTCGGATCAAAATTCATCCGTTTACATGAAGCCCGACATTATTTTGCAGCTCAACAACAAAAAATATGTGTTAGATTGCAAATGGAAGCGATTGGAGCAATCTAAACCTTCCCCGCATGATTTACGGCAACTTTATGTCTATCTAGATTATTATGAGGGCCAAAAAGCGGCTTTAATTCACCCAAATGGAGTGTCTAAAGCAGGTTTTTTTCAGCCACAAAAAAATACGGATGCAAAAGACTGTAGTGTTTTAGGCGTTTCTATTCCCAGCAATAAAAATATAGGGAGTTGGCAGCAAGAGATATTTAGGCAGGTAAAAAATTGGGCAGAGGAATAA